In the genome of Nocardia sp. NBC_00416, one region contains:
- a CDS encoding TRM11 family SAM-dependent methyltransferase, with amino-acid sequence MTLDPTTANANANIDSAIAAPTGPADLPVSVWATAQNAPAAQRRGRYHPDSTAHPAKMLPAIVQHAVETYTRPGDLVLDPMCGIGTTLVESLHLGRRAVGVEYETRWAELARTNIGLAHETGIDLAADVYTGDARKLTTLVPQELHGQVDLVITSPPYGDSLHGHVRANGKAPVVKTNHRYGPVLDRGNLANVGIGRLLSGFTKILAGAAEYLAPGGHVVITARPWRQHAELVNLPTHLFTCGELAGLVPVERCVALLGRLSEGELVARSSFFQRDFVVKQRAAGLPIHLIAHEDVVVLRKPDAGAASTEHRRARPRFPYGTTPALGTSGNDKPGSVAA; translated from the coding sequence ATGACTCTGGACCCCACCACCGCGAACGCGAACGCGAACATCGACTCCGCTATCGCCGCACCCACCGGCCCCGCCGATCTACCGGTGTCGGTGTGGGCGACCGCCCAAAACGCGCCCGCCGCGCAGCGGCGGGGCCGCTATCACCCCGACAGCACCGCGCACCCGGCGAAGATGCTCCCCGCAATCGTGCAACACGCCGTCGAAACCTACACCCGCCCCGGCGATCTCGTCCTGGATCCCATGTGCGGAATCGGCACCACCCTCGTCGAATCCCTGCACCTCGGCCGCCGCGCCGTGGGCGTGGAATACGAAACCCGGTGGGCCGAGCTGGCACGCACCAATATCGGACTGGCGCACGAGACCGGGATCGACCTCGCTGCCGACGTCTACACCGGCGACGCCCGCAAACTCACCACCCTGGTACCCCAAGAGTTGCACGGGCAGGTGGATCTGGTGATCACCTCCCCGCCCTACGGCGACTCCCTGCACGGCCACGTCCGCGCCAACGGCAAAGCCCCGGTAGTCAAAACGAATCACCGCTACGGGCCGGTGCTCGACCGCGGCAACCTCGCCAACGTCGGAATCGGCCGGCTGCTCTCCGGATTCACAAAAATCCTCGCCGGCGCCGCCGAGTACCTAGCCCCGGGCGGGCATGTCGTGATCACCGCCCGGCCATGGCGCCAACACGCCGAGCTGGTGAACCTACCCACCCATTTGTTCACCTGCGGCGAGCTGGCCGGGCTTGTCCCCGTCGAACGGTGCGTCGCGCTGCTGGGCCGATTGTCCGAGGGTGAACTCGTCGCCCGCAGCAGCTTCTTCCAACGCGACTTCGTCGTCAAACAACGCGCCGCCGGACTGCCGATCCACCTCATAGCGCATGAGGATGTCGTTGTTCTACGCAAGCCGGACGCCGGTGCCGCCTCGACCGAACACCGCAGGGCGCGTCCACGATTCCCCTACGGTACTACCCCGGCCCTGGGAACGAGCGGTAACGACAAACCGGGGTCGGTGGCGGCATGA